From one Agrobacterium fabrum str. C58 genomic stretch:
- a CDS encoding O-antigen ligase family protein, which yields MSLNEARSEPVFSSQPQSMAFQNYARSVAIVSFWAIFLLALLNQGATDIESRIVVTAAIYLLLVPAILMFGPPKAGAGKVLLAACFLLGALIVQMLLQTSSMPAMARPNPAWSTAAMFTQIAPAATISLTPADDWLGLMSAALPFGAFMTGLVIFNTDERAAQTLRWFAIAGGWLALFSIVQFALFPDALGFIQKRFYLGSLTGLFVNRNTAATFFGLILLTLATLLHKSLLAPDWAMVKALVANRLTVPADQKKLIRKSVFIGVLAGFSFIALMLTGSRAGIASSLAALIFLILLTVFNSAPKTGRNGASSRRKQRGSRRRAALVIAVAIALFALFANRVAIRMETRLEDDMRFCYMPGIARAITDNWPLGSGLSSFAEIYAPYHAARCGVDAVVTHAHNVYAEGLLTLGAAFPFYVAFFVLVQLTIFIRGTRKRRNYRYASHLGLAALLLVLLHSILDFSLQIPGFAMAYAVFLAPVITLCLNPPGVERDARKRQRQSSAVVISE from the coding sequence ATGTCGCTCAACGAAGCCAGATCAGAACCTGTCTTTTCCTCGCAGCCGCAATCGATGGCATTTCAGAACTATGCCCGGTCGGTCGCGATCGTCTCATTCTGGGCAATTTTTCTGCTGGCGCTGCTCAATCAGGGTGCCACGGACATCGAAAGCCGCATCGTTGTCACGGCTGCCATCTATCTGCTGCTGGTACCGGCGATCCTTATGTTCGGACCGCCCAAGGCCGGTGCGGGCAAGGTGCTTCTTGCCGCCTGCTTTCTGTTGGGCGCGCTCATCGTGCAGATGCTGCTGCAAACATCGTCCATGCCGGCAATGGCGCGTCCCAACCCGGCCTGGTCAACCGCCGCCATGTTCACGCAGATTGCGCCAGCCGCAACCATCTCGCTCACACCCGCGGATGACTGGCTCGGCCTCATGAGCGCAGCCCTGCCCTTCGGCGCCTTCATGACCGGCCTGGTGATTTTCAACACCGATGAACGCGCCGCCCAAACCCTGCGATGGTTCGCAATCGCCGGCGGCTGGCTGGCGCTGTTTTCAATCGTGCAATTCGCGCTTTTTCCCGACGCGCTCGGCTTCATCCAGAAACGCTTCTATCTCGGGAGCCTGACCGGTCTCTTCGTCAACCGCAATACCGCCGCGACCTTCTTCGGCCTCATCCTTCTTACCCTCGCCACGCTGCTGCACAAAAGCCTTCTGGCGCCAGACTGGGCAATGGTGAAAGCACTCGTCGCCAATCGCCTGACCGTGCCGGCCGATCAGAAAAAACTGATACGCAAGTCGGTCTTTATCGGTGTACTCGCCGGCTTCTCCTTCATCGCTTTGATGCTGACGGGATCGCGTGCGGGCATAGCTTCCAGCCTCGCCGCACTGATTTTCCTGATCCTTTTGACCGTTTTCAATTCTGCTCCGAAAACCGGTCGCAACGGCGCCTCCAGCCGGCGCAAGCAGCGCGGGTCGAGACGTCGCGCCGCGCTCGTGATCGCTGTTGCCATCGCCCTGTTCGCGCTTTTCGCCAATCGGGTGGCAATACGCATGGAAACGCGTTTGGAAGACGACATGCGCTTCTGCTACATGCCCGGCATCGCGCGCGCCATCACCGACAATTGGCCGCTGGGATCAGGTCTTTCGAGCTTCGCCGAAATCTATGCCCCCTATCATGCCGCGCGATGTGGCGTGGACGCCGTCGTCACCCATGCCCACAATGTCTACGCCGAGGGCCTTTTGACGCTGGGCGCCGCTTTTCCGTTCTACGTGGCTTTTTTCGTGCTGGTCCAACTCACAATTTTCATTCGCGGGACCCGCAAGCGCAGGAATTATCGTTACGCATCTCATCTCGGCCTTGCGGCGCTGCTGCTTGTCCTGCTGCATTCGATCCTTGATTTTTCGCTGCAGATCCCCGGCTTCGCCATGGCTTACGCGGTTTTTCTCGCCCCCGTCATCACACTTTGCCTGAACCCGCCCGGGGTGGAGCGCGACGCGCGCAAAAGGCAGAGGCAATCTTCAGCCGTCGTGATTTCAGAATGA
- a CDS encoding glycosyltransferase family 4 protein: MRILQITSLFSPDRVGGAEIFVEDLARGLADKGHTVAVAAISREQQMPEQRDGFAIHRLGHTTPFFIGDWRQQPEWKRKYYKIAVQLDPRLVRRLARVIDELQPDVVNTHSLSELTPLIWPMIRKRGIPLVHSLHDFTSMCTNGSLFHDGHICDGSSKKCRAFSYLHRRCQCSVDAVAGVGRDIVERHVRAGFFTHVPESRRTVIWNAISPPDAPKPCTARAPGAPVAPLVFGYLGRIEAAKGADLLIEALRFLPSQGWRLVMAGRAPDGIEAYQQKTAGLPVEFPGYVEANNFFAGIDCLIVPPLWPEAFGRTVAEAILRGVPVIGANLAGVAEQIGPERQERLFAPGNAAELAARMAEAMRNPAMLTETPETRERIRQGVAPEVVVAAYEKLYSDVRSSTQP; the protein is encoded by the coding sequence ATGCGGATATTGCAGATAACCTCGCTGTTTTCTCCGGACCGGGTGGGCGGTGCGGAAATATTCGTGGAAGACCTTGCGCGTGGGCTTGCCGATAAAGGTCACACCGTCGCGGTAGCCGCCATCTCCCGTGAACAACAGATGCCGGAACAACGCGATGGTTTTGCCATTCATCGCCTCGGGCATACCACACCGTTCTTTATCGGCGACTGGCGCCAGCAACCGGAATGGAAACGAAAATATTACAAAATCGCCGTGCAACTGGACCCACGCCTCGTTCGCCGGCTTGCGCGCGTCATCGATGAGTTGCAGCCGGATGTGGTCAATACCCATTCGCTGTCGGAACTGACACCGTTGATCTGGCCGATGATCCGCAAGCGCGGCATTCCCCTCGTCCACTCGCTGCATGATTTCACCAGCATGTGCACCAATGGTTCGCTGTTTCATGACGGGCATATCTGTGATGGCAGCAGCAAAAAATGCCGTGCCTTTTCCTATCTCCACCGGCGTTGCCAATGTTCGGTCGACGCCGTCGCCGGCGTTGGTCGCGATATCGTCGAGCGCCATGTGCGGGCCGGGTTTTTCACCCATGTACCTGAGAGCCGCCGTACCGTGATCTGGAACGCGATTTCACCGCCGGACGCGCCAAAACCGTGCACTGCCCGCGCGCCAGGCGCGCCAGTAGCGCCGCTGGTCTTCGGTTATCTGGGACGTATCGAGGCGGCGAAAGGAGCGGACCTGTTGATCGAGGCTTTACGGTTCCTGCCTTCACAAGGCTGGCGACTGGTCATGGCGGGCCGGGCGCCCGATGGTATCGAAGCTTATCAGCAAAAAACAGCCGGCCTCCCGGTCGAGTTTCCGGGTTATGTCGAGGCTAACAATTTCTTCGCCGGCATCGACTGCCTTATTGTCCCGCCTTTGTGGCCGGAAGCCTTCGGCCGCACCGTCGCCGAAGCCATTCTGCGCGGCGTGCCCGTCATCGGCGCCAATCTCGCCGGTGTTGCCGAACAGATCGGCCCGGAAAGACAGGAACGTCTTTTCGCACCGGGCAATGCCGCCGAACTCGCCGCACGCATGGCGGAAGCGATGCGCAATCCTGCCATGCTCACCGAAACGCCTGAAACGCGGGAACGAATTCGTCAGGGCGTCGCGCCCGAAGTAGTCGTCGCAGCTTACGAAAAGCTCTATTCGGATGTGCGCAGTAGCACTCAACCATAG
- a CDS encoding glycosyltransferase family 4 protein has protein sequence MRILVNMPSQYGGKASGVARVTFSLLERLLEQTGDDYILRSPWTREQLPESLRDSRLELMETPRPRIMVFDVLRQAAMLPVLCRRHGIDVLFNVDPFGSPLGGKRRLTLVHDLYFKTIPEQIGWRATLTTDFIFRLMMAGSNRVVCVSEATRKDLARFYPAAATKSLTIHSDSTLSVDPDPVDTASPIAGRYILAVGNATSNKNFALLGKAFAMIGKKWPDLHIVHVGRDEAEEIAGMLVDPDLKDRLIRLSGIDDRQLAELYRHAACLCVPSTYEGFCLPVLEAQQLGCPVVCSNRSATPEIAGEGALTFDPTDAQSLVAALERLLENPELAGKLRQAGYENRKLYSWQKAAESYARLFQTEA, from the coding sequence ATGCGCATTCTCGTAAACATGCCGAGCCAATATGGCGGCAAGGCCTCCGGTGTGGCGCGCGTGACCTTCAGCCTGCTGGAGCGGCTGCTTGAGCAGACGGGCGACGACTATATTCTGCGCTCGCCATGGACAAGGGAGCAGCTGCCGGAAAGCCTGCGTGACAGCCGGCTGGAGCTTATGGAGACGCCGCGGCCGCGCATCATGGTTTTTGACGTGCTGCGTCAGGCCGCCATGCTGCCTGTGCTGTGCCGCCGGCATGGCATCGATGTGCTGTTTAATGTCGATCCATTTGGAAGTCCTCTGGGCGGCAAACGGCGCCTCACCCTCGTTCATGATCTCTATTTCAAGACCATTCCGGAGCAGATTGGCTGGCGGGCGACCCTGACGACCGATTTCATCTTCAGGCTGATGATGGCCGGCTCGAACCGGGTCGTCTGCGTGTCCGAGGCGACGCGGAAAGATCTGGCGCGCTTTTATCCCGCTGCTGCTACCAAAAGCCTCACCATTCATTCCGACAGCACTTTGAGTGTCGATCCCGATCCTGTCGATACGGCCTCCCCCATTGCCGGTCGCTACATATTGGCGGTCGGAAACGCGACGTCGAACAAGAATTTCGCTCTCCTCGGCAAAGCCTTTGCCATGATCGGCAAAAAATGGCCGGACCTGCATATCGTGCATGTAGGTCGTGACGAGGCGGAGGAAATCGCTGGCATGCTGGTTGATCCGGACCTGAAGGACCGGCTGATCCGGCTTTCGGGCATAGACGACCGCCAACTGGCCGAACTTTACCGCCACGCCGCCTGCCTTTGCGTCCCTTCCACCTATGAAGGGTTCTGCCTGCCGGTGCTGGAGGCGCAGCAACTTGGATGCCCGGTCGTGTGCTCCAATCGCTCCGCCACACCGGAGATCGCCGGCGAGGGGGCGCTGACGTTCGATCCAACCGACGCCCAAAGCCTTGTTGCGGCCCTCGAACGACTTTTGGAAAATCCCGAACTGGCAGGGAAGCTTCGCCAGGCGGGTTATGAAAACCGCAAATTATATTCGTGGCAGAAAGCGGCCGAAAGCTATGCACGGCTTTTTCAGACTGAGGCCTGA